Part of the Vicia villosa cultivar HV-30 ecotype Madison, WI unplaced genomic scaffold, Vvil1.0 ctg.000449F_1_1, whole genome shotgun sequence genome is shown below.
ggtgtagacctcgatgtgcattctctaaatattcaaaaaacaaacaaaatcctttttggtatgatctaagtcacaaattaaaatccccataaaaaacaccaaccaaaaacacttcaaaaaacctaataaatggtcagatttaacaaaaagtaaggaagtgatgcgagaccttgtagtgggttctcgtcatcatggaattacccttaaagacacaaaccaatctctctttttcttcttttcttaagggcattgttatctccgctccattgcatcctaggttgtccccttatgcaagagcgcgagcgttaactccgcccaactaaaaaacacaaaacaaacagaaaatctttagccgagctacggtaactctgattcctgaaaaggatacgtaggcagcggggtagggcccgtgcgagtacaattctttgttttccctacattttgcattcattcgcatatatagacatagacatagatacacaccctttagatagaaaacaaacataggtggataccatcgagtacgatgggcgtgaggggtgctaataccttccccttgcgtaaccgactcccgtaccttgattctctggtcgcaagaccttgttccttcccttgttaggtttcctgatattcctttcccttatgggataaatatattggtggcgactctgttcatttttcgcgagcgtgcgacagctggcgactctgctggggatgttgctagacctgttgctggtccatccttagtgagtcgatcctagcctgcgtttgtttgtttatttactgggtgtttatttgtttatgtctataccttgtatatatgtttgcatgtttatttttctgcttgcatatcatgtttatttctgtttgcacatcatgcatatggattatattctgtgttccttggggtcttctgttctgttttgcaggttgggtgggattgtttctatgaggtaaaaggcccaatacccaggccagagtgacacataggatacctaggatagagtggatagtcatgacgccgatgagatgtcaggtcttgtctagtgcgatcatgagacccacgcccagtcgaggtccaaatggggtatcattgttggcatgtagatgcaacaacattggtgcctcaggaggactgataacgctggttgccattttgacctaccctgacctagactacacccgtgagtggggagggatatacatgacaggtaccgttggtgactatttggtTCTGTGGGTGACTATTTGGTTCTATTGATGATTATGGTTCTTCTGGTTCTCTGATCTATGCCGGACCTCTGATCCTATGATATCTTCTTGCTCAGAATTATTGCCTTGGTCCCTCTATGCCGTGGGGACCCAAtctgcatcattttcatcatagcatgtttacatttcaaaaaaaaaagaagaaggaaaaaagaaaagaaagaaaagaaagaaaagaaaaagttaattCTCATTTGCATgtcatttttcagggtatccagaAAATATCAATCTCTGTCAAGAATGGATAACAACGTGACCGTCGATCAAGGAGCTACAAGGCGCACACACACTTATACTTTCCATCGCGAGGGTATGGTTCAATTGGGACAATTGGGTGAATTGGTCACTGGTCATAATGAAACAGTGTTCAGTGGAAACTATGGCAACATATTATCTCTTCTGTACTCGCGTGTCGACGAATGGGCCTTATCTACTCTTCTTCAATTCTACGACCCAGATATCCGTTGTTTCACATTTTCAGATTATCAGCTAGCTCCCACTCTCGAAGAGTACTCTTGCCTCCTcaacatcaagattcaacacagagTGCCTTTTGTTTGTGTCCCAGAGAAACCTAGGTTGGATTACAAtgccaacgctctttatttgagcttggGAGATGTTCATGATAACTGGAAGAAGAATGGTGATACACATGGCTTCTACATGAGTTTCCTGGTTGAAAAAGCTCAAGAATTTGCCGACAAAGGAATATGGGAGGCTTTCAATGCTATTTTGGCCGCTCTAATCTATGCAATTGTGATGTTTCCcaacattcacaagttcgttgaCTTGGCTGCTATATGTCTTTTTATGGACAAGAATCCAATACCCACCCTATTGGCTGACACATATTATTCTATTCACTCTCGGCATGGTAAAAGGGGGGCTATTCGAGGTTGCTTGCCGCTGTTATATAAATGGTTCAAATCTCACTTGCCTGCTAGTGGTCCGTTTGTTACCTCTACTCAGAAATGGTCTCAGAGAATCATGGGACTCACTGCAAACGACATCGTATGGTATCAATTCCGAACAGGCATATCTGAAGTCATTATTAGGTGCGGAAACTTTGGTAACGTCCCGCTCATTGGGACAAGAGGATGTATTAACTACAACCCAGTTCTAGCTCTTCGTCAGTTGGGCTATACCATGAAGAGTGGGCCTTCGGATAGGGAGATTTACCAATCCGTATACTTTGAAAAGGGAGCTGACCCTATAGCGCTTGAGGAAATCAGGAAGGCCTGGAATAACATTCATATAGGTGAGAGATCCACTCTGGGAGCCAAGAATGCCATTGCTATGAAGCCCTATACCGATTTGGTTAAGGAGAGAGTCAAGACACTTCTGTTACCATTCCCGAGGGTCCCTCTCTTGTATGCACAACCTCCGAAGATATCGGAAACTATGGTATCAAGGGAACGTTTTGACTAGGTCCGCGTCGCCAATTTGAGACTGAAAGAGAAAGATAGGGATATGGATTTGAAGCGCTATTTCCTTAAACAGACAAAGAATGAACTGACCCGTGAACTTAAAACTCTCAAAGGAGAGTCTTCTCAAGCCAGGAAGAGGGTTAGAACTGAAAAGGACGGAAAAGCTGTTGTCGCTCCTACTGAGGATCCTCAAAAGGTTATAGAAAAGGCTataaaggaagaaaaagagaagCTCAGACGAGAGTATCAAGAAGACCTGAAAGCCCACAAGCTCCGACTGGAGAAAGAAACCAAGTATGAGTTGAGGACCATGaagaagaaactggaagaagagaccactcagagaatagcagttgagacccaactgaaaggaagtcacctccgcaccgcccgactagctgaagagaatgtcaagctCAGAGATCAAATGATGAGTGAAGCAAATGCACTTGAGAAGACCTATATCCCAGAATGCAAAGGGTGTGACGAACTTAGGGATTGCTGCAAGAATCTAGACACGCAGTTATTCCGAAAGGATGAAGTGATTCAAAGCCTTGTTAAAGGAAGAGATCGGGAGACGACTAAGAAGCTATTTGACGAAACAAAGAAGTGGAGTGACGCCCATTTCAGACAAGGAGGGCCTTTGTTCTACATTGAGATGAATTGATAATCGAATTTGTTTGTAGATCACCACCAGATTTGTTGGATGGGATctctattgctctttatattgaaACATTGTTATTTGTGTTTGAACCTACTCGCCTTAGGGAGCtattatgaatgaaatgaattgcTTTCCGTTTTCACTTGATATCTCTCTCGTCACGTTGTTATTTGTTCTTGATTATCAATCTTACTTTGGATACCCTGAAAATGACACAacacatcatatgcacacatgcactcatacattcacattatcacattgcatttttcaggttattgtacaaggaactaattggggtccttttcagcaacagatttctttcccgacgacgaagctgactttcttacatccttaccgcaccaggagtaacgagagaatcatggaacaatttgaacagaatcaagctgccctccgtagggatatggatgttatgggggaaagaatggcccaacttatggagactctccatgccgtcgttcaaggacaggatgaactcagaaagagcgtcgctagtttggtcaaagatactcctaccaattctgctgacggaggggtgaaaactaaagagactcctattaatgagacactgaaagtagtggacgaccaccatgaggttattgatcttgaacatgatcttacggctgagttgactgagactgctaagatgtaccaagctctcgaagaacgccttaaggctgttgaggttgctaaaacttcgagtttcgacactgctgccatgtgcttggtacctgggattgttattcccccgaagttcaaagtgccagattttgataaatacaagggagtcacctgtccagagactcacattcgttcctactgccgtaagatggctgcTCATGCTGAGAACGAGCCTCTGctgatgcatttctttcaggatagtcccactggagccccgttggaatggtacatgaaacttgagaggtctaatgtcagtacttggggacaacttgtcgaagccttcttgaaacaataccactacaatactgctatggctcccagccgtgcccagctacaaaatatgtcacagaaatctgaggagtcttttaaagaatacgcccagaggtggcgtgaacttgcgtcccgtgtccaacctcctcttttggaccgcgagttgattgatctgtttatggggactctgaaagggccgtatcttcagcacatggttagtaatacttctccttccttttcggatgtggtcatcattggtgagagggttgagaactgtgtcaaagctggtaccattcaaggtgttactaatcctagcaactcaagtggtaatggtaagaagccgtattctgggtttgtgaagaagaaggaaggtgagactagcactgcctctgttgaccaaggtcgagctcctgcatattctgctgttccacctccttattatccgatgccttatgctgttccaggtccgtatgtccctcaagcatatgctgctgctcttccacaaccatggatggcaccccaacagcctttcgtaccacaacaacaagttgctgtttctcagaatcgccaacagaatcctaggcctcaaggtcaaagaggtccacagaggcaaagataccctgacaggcgtatagatccggttccaATGCCGTATGCTCAGCTTCTTCCCCAATTACTTGCTGGTCAATTAGTGCAACTCCGCGAAATGGGTCCTCCACCTGACCCTCTTCCTCCTGGGTATGATGCGAATGCTCATTGTGAATTTCATTCTGG
Proteins encoded:
- the LOC131628382 gene encoding uncharacterized protein LOC131628382 gives rise to the protein MDNNVTVDQGATRRTHTYTFHREGMVQLGQLGELVTGHNETVFSGNYGNILSLLYSRVDEWALSTLLQFYDPDIRCFTFSDYQLAPTLEEYSCLLNIKIQHRVPFVCVPEKPRLDYNANALYLSLGDVHDNWKKNGDTHGFYMSFLVEKAQEFADKGIWEAFNAILAALIYAIVMFPNIHKFVDLAAICLFMDKNPIPTLLADTYYSIHSRHGKRGAIRGCLPLLYKWFKSHLPASGPFVTSTQKWSQRIMGLTANDIVWYQFRTGISEVIIRCGNFGNVPLIGTRGCINYNPVLALRQLGYTMKSGPSDREIYQSVYFEKGADPIALEEIRKAWNNIHIGERSTLGAKNAIAMKPYTDLVKERVKTLLLPFPRVPLLYAQPPKISETMVSRERFD